From Pseudoalteromonas sp. R3, one genomic window encodes:
- a CDS encoding RAMP superfamily CRISPR-associated protein, translating to MTYELTFTLHSDWHIGSGEEGGSYADALVAKSAQGLPYIPGKSIKGLLRHAFETAAQHNWFGEHGEDVATYLFGHEGKQAECSQGVIQLSSAELSRAEQQFLTFHKSHQKYLYRVLQSTAVNERGVARNTSLRATQVVVPVTLVCELTFNHEHPNWARLQTLLTEAELVQCIDDALLLITELGGKRQRGFGQVTVTLNKEAA from the coding sequence ATGACTTATGAACTGACCTTTACCTTACACAGTGACTGGCATATTGGCAGCGGTGAAGAGGGCGGCAGCTATGCCGATGCGCTGGTGGCCAAATCAGCACAAGGGTTGCCCTATATTCCGGGTAAAAGCATTAAAGGGTTGCTGCGTCATGCTTTTGAGACGGCTGCGCAGCATAACTGGTTTGGTGAACATGGCGAAGACGTTGCGACTTACCTGTTCGGGCATGAAGGCAAACAGGCCGAGTGCAGTCAGGGCGTGATCCAGCTCAGCAGTGCCGAACTTAGTAGGGCGGAGCAACAATTTTTGACTTTTCACAAGTCTCATCAGAAATACCTTTATCGGGTGCTTCAAAGTACTGCAGTCAACGAGCGTGGTGTTGCCAGAAACACCAGCTTAAGAGCCACGCAAGTTGTGGTCCCCGTTACTTTGGTGTGTGAGCTCACTTTTAATCATGAGCACCCCAACTGGGCGCGATTACAGACACTGCTCACTGAAGCTGAGCTGGTGCAGTGTATTGACGATGCGTTATTGCTGATCACTGAGCTTGGAGGTAAGCGTCAGCGTGGGTTTGGTCAGGTAACAGTGACCCTGAATAAGGAGGCGGCATGA
- a CDS encoding LodA/GoxA family CTQ-dependent oxidase, translating to MSDKKKRNKQQQGELVNPKYLKKNMKNAPTANNVKCWTGDDDFQPIELATQRLKEMFVEMGQKTRIERGQQPAERAVFRKQHGIAYGKFEIHSKLDKALQAGVFANPASYDCVVRFSSDTTPNSPDLHTTLGVGIKLFGVKGKKLLGDSDNVDFIMQNIDRFFVRDASQMCAFTTAGVIDRDYPAYLSENKETADILDEMTKPEASCLSTHYWAILPFKLGKQNVVKYRIRPVDTYRGSPAQGNDYLAEDLQIRLRQGEAKFVFEIQRRPPNASEEDFPIDNAMVVWPEQDAPFEPVATLTLPQQDICAIGQAEFGRNLAFNIWRTLAENEPLGSIAQARKVVYQASANTRHQANGQQMNEPNAIDPKFTPNSDEDSNCIVRAGIYPPIGVMRVGSSKEYFIGPQVPNPKPRLEEDAYRDDQGQLKRQAAEFRIYGFNAAGKPVKELTMDNAKIQWQVHLANQKSSWYEFQLALDVPEAADAPPSLLRNNNVADRNRLLIDGGTHKLNKAKVKEGPQFQGEFMGEEVYLGELKSDKQGRLIVLGGNGVSRNINGDIAITFANNQGWHDDISDGPVTAEVEYEGVKLQVDPAWVVCAPPDYAPMQKSVRTMWDLMRSVAVNAGMLTRPARPSFKHDILPIFERMTDLQWVNAGFAAGFGFKAPFNYTSEEWKAKLGNPSPAYKELRRTLSNNFRRYGQPGAQAAQLWPWLYGDALSIPPTGSERQHSTLSALQLSFLDQWVEGDFTADYIDPAICPHAAEPDDIDKVPVAEQPDMLTRGALDFCLADAFHPGCEMTWPMRTAGMYMAPFRIKHADKGICKDTTYYGAQINGDTITLAQGPILGGQVAGGITRWMAIPWQTDTASCRDGYTPDYDPYLPTFWPARVPNNILNVARYEEAINPALDPQTRVEAFNYRSDWLDALPLYGQPATYTAQINSMITNFDKLAVVQGRPGAADDADLPDTMQVGITAEDHRKGLASETETTAQGKLQTIAELAANLVPSPDGRDAARPVMATSRSRVDLGVIEKVSRFAVNFPKDLK from the coding sequence ATGAGCGATAAGAAAAAACGTAATAAGCAACAACAAGGTGAACTGGTAAACCCTAAGTATTTGAAAAAGAATATGAAGAATGCACCGACGGCCAATAATGTAAAATGTTGGACAGGTGATGATGACTTCCAACCCATTGAACTGGCAACCCAGCGCCTGAAAGAAATGTTTGTGGAAATGGGCCAGAAAACCCGTATTGAACGCGGGCAGCAGCCCGCAGAGCGCGCTGTATTTCGTAAGCAGCACGGCATAGCCTATGGTAAATTCGAGATCCACAGCAAACTCGATAAAGCGCTACAGGCCGGCGTATTTGCCAACCCCGCCAGTTACGACTGTGTGGTGCGCTTTTCCAGCGATACCACGCCGAATAGTCCAGATCTGCATACCACTTTAGGGGTCGGGATCAAATTGTTCGGTGTGAAAGGCAAAAAGTTGCTGGGTGACAGCGACAATGTCGACTTTATTATGCAGAACATCGACCGCTTCTTTGTTCGCGACGCCTCACAAATGTGTGCCTTTACCACTGCCGGCGTCATCGACCGCGACTACCCGGCTTACCTTAGCGAAAATAAAGAAACAGCCGACATACTGGACGAGATGACCAAACCCGAGGCCAGTTGCCTGAGTACTCACTACTGGGCAATACTGCCGTTTAAACTTGGCAAGCAGAATGTCGTTAAATACCGTATTCGTCCGGTTGATACCTATCGGGGCTCACCTGCACAAGGGAATGACTATCTGGCGGAGGACTTGCAAATTCGCTTGCGTCAGGGAGAAGCCAAGTTTGTGTTTGAAATCCAACGTCGCCCACCCAATGCTTCCGAGGAAGACTTCCCAATCGACAACGCCATGGTGGTGTGGCCAGAACAGGATGCACCGTTCGAACCAGTTGCAACCCTGACACTGCCGCAGCAAGATATCTGTGCCATCGGCCAGGCCGAGTTTGGTCGCAACCTGGCTTTCAATATCTGGCGAACCCTGGCCGAAAACGAGCCACTGGGATCTATTGCTCAGGCCCGAAAAGTCGTTTATCAGGCCAGTGCCAATACCCGCCACCAGGCCAACGGCCAGCAGATGAACGAACCCAATGCCATCGACCCAAAGTTCACCCCGAACAGCGATGAAGACAGCAATTGTATTGTCCGTGCCGGTATTTACCCGCCCATTGGCGTAATGCGAGTAGGCAGCAGTAAAGAGTACTTTATTGGCCCACAGGTACCTAACCCCAAGCCGCGACTTGAAGAAGATGCCTATCGCGATGACCAGGGCCAGCTTAAGCGTCAGGCAGCTGAGTTTCGTATATACGGCTTTAACGCGGCGGGCAAGCCCGTAAAAGAGCTGACTATGGATAACGCCAAGATTCAATGGCAGGTACACCTGGCCAATCAGAAGTCATCCTGGTATGAATTTCAGTTGGCGCTGGATGTGCCGGAAGCCGCCGACGCGCCGCCCAGTCTGCTGCGTAACAATAATGTAGCAGATCGCAACCGTCTGCTAATTGATGGTGGTACGCACAAGCTGAATAAAGCCAAAGTGAAAGAGGGCCCGCAATTCCAGGGCGAGTTTATGGGCGAGGAAGTCTACCTAGGTGAGCTTAAGTCAGATAAACAGGGCCGCCTGATTGTACTTGGCGGCAATGGCGTATCGCGTAATATTAATGGTGACATTGCCATTACCTTTGCTAATAACCAGGGCTGGCACGACGACATTTCTGATGGTCCGGTTACCGCCGAGGTTGAGTATGAAGGCGTTAAATTGCAGGTTGACCCGGCCTGGGTGGTCTGCGCACCACCTGATTATGCACCAATGCAAAAATCCGTGCGCACTATGTGGGACCTTATGCGCTCTGTTGCCGTTAACGCTGGTATGCTAACCCGACCGGCCCGTCCGTCTTTTAAGCACGATATTTTACCCATTTTCGAGCGAATGACCGACTTGCAATGGGTCAACGCTGGCTTTGCCGCCGGATTTGGATTTAAAGCACCTTTTAACTACACCAGTGAAGAGTGGAAAGCAAAACTGGGTAACCCCTCTCCCGCCTATAAAGAGCTGCGCCGTACCCTGTCGAACAATTTCCGCCGTTATGGCCAGCCAGGTGCGCAGGCCGCACAGCTTTGGCCCTGGCTATATGGCGATGCGCTGTCTATTCCACCAACAGGTTCGGAGCGTCAGCACTCCACACTGTCAGCACTGCAACTGTCTTTCCTGGACCAGTGGGTTGAAGGAGACTTTACCGCCGACTATATAGACCCAGCTATTTGCCCGCATGCCGCTGAACCCGACGACATAGATAAAGTGCCAGTGGCGGAGCAACCGGATATGCTGACCCGAGGGGCATTAGATTTCTGTCTGGCCGACGCTTTCCACCCAGGCTGTGAAATGACCTGGCCAATGCGTACTGCCGGCATGTATATGGCACCGTTTCGAATTAAACATGCCGATAAAGGGATCTGTAAAGACACCACCTATTATGGCGCCCAGATCAACGGCGATACCATTACGCTGGCGCAGGGCCCGATCCTCGGTGGTCAGGTTGCCGGCGGCATTACACGCTGGATGGCAATCCCCTGGCAAACCGACACAGCCAGCTGTCGCGATGGCTACACGCCTGATTACGACCCGTACCTACCGACCTTCTGGCCGGCACGAGTGCCGAACAACATCCTGAATGTGGCGCGCTATGAAGAAGCCATCAACCCGGCTCTGGATCCGCAAACCCGAGTTGAGGCTTTCAATTACCGCAGCGACTGGCTCGATGCCCTGCCCTTGTATGGTCAACCCGCCACCTATACCGCACAGATCAACAGCATGATCACCAACTTCGATAAGCTGGCTGTGGTACAAGGCCGACCGGGTGCAGCAGACGATGCAGATCTGCCGGATACCATGCAAGTTGGGATCACCGCTGAAGACCACCGTAAAGGCCTGGCCAGTGAAACCGAAACCACAGCGCAGGGCAAGCTGCAAACCATTGCTGAGCTGGCAGCCAACCTGGTACCCAGCCCGGATGGCCGAGATGCGGCACGACCTGTGATGGCAACGTCACGCTCGCGGGTCGACCTCGGGGTCATTGAAAAGGTCAGCCGCTTTGCCGTAAATTTCCCTAAGGACTTGAAATAA
- a CDS encoding helix-turn-helix transcriptional regulator: MTSTVTCNIPTETVINPFAMGGSMPSQHADNTEQFDLLRAPRGAQLLKYARKLRGYTQAESAASYGIEERTLRRWENNEFNPRWNDVISLLEDVYFMDIMQAIAGVRSMQAQGRVV; the protein is encoded by the coding sequence ATGACCAGCACAGTAACCTGCAACATCCCAACAGAAACAGTGATCAACCCGTTCGCAATGGGAGGGTCCATGCCGTCGCAGCACGCAGACAATACCGAGCAGTTTGATCTTTTAAGAGCGCCTCGTGGTGCCCAGTTATTGAAATATGCACGCAAATTAAGGGGGTATACTCAGGCTGAATCAGCCGCGAGTTATGGTATCGAGGAGCGCACCTTAAGACGCTGGGAGAACAATGAATTTAATCCAAGGTGGAATGATGTCATTTCTTTGCTGGAGGATGTTTACTTTATGGATATTATGCAGGCGATTGCAGGTGTCAGGTCAATGCAAGCACAGGGAAGAGTGGTTTAA
- a CDS encoding type III PLP-dependent enzyme — translation MPIQPQVQNFDIDATLVTDLVAQYGSPLLMLDCEQVRDQYLALAEALPGVRLHYALKPLPHPAVVRTLLQLGACFDLATSGEVDLVREQGVPAECTIHTHPIKRRSDIADALEYGCQVFVVDNQNELAKFREFAEQAEVLIRLSFRNSEAYADLSKKFGCSPADAMNLIRQAQQWGIRVKGLSFHVGSQTANADKYVAAIQACKQLMDDVVAEGLPALSCLDIGGGFPVSYASNQVDIRAFCAPINAALAELPETVQRIAEPGRFIVAGAMTCVASVMGQAQREGRTWYYLDDGIYGSFSGLMFDMACYPLRTLKTADVLYPSVLAGPTCDSIDVICDAVELPQLEDGDLVITRMMGAYTSATATDFNFFKRATTVVLNEVFQLHQAEFGS, via the coding sequence ATGCCTATTCAGCCTCAAGTACAAAATTTTGATATCGACGCTACCCTTGTAACCGATTTGGTTGCGCAGTACGGATCACCCCTGTTGATGCTCGACTGCGAGCAAGTACGTGATCAATACCTGGCACTTGCCGAAGCGTTGCCTGGCGTACGTTTACACTATGCGTTAAAACCTTTACCTCATCCGGCAGTAGTACGCACTTTGCTGCAACTGGGTGCCTGTTTTGACCTGGCAACCAGCGGTGAAGTCGACCTGGTCCGTGAGCAAGGGGTTCCGGCTGAGTGCACGATTCATACGCACCCAATTAAACGTCGCAGTGACATTGCTGATGCACTGGAGTACGGCTGCCAGGTGTTTGTGGTCGACAACCAAAATGAATTGGCTAAGTTTCGCGAATTTGCCGAGCAGGCCGAAGTGCTGATCCGACTAAGCTTTCGTAACAGCGAGGCCTATGCTGATCTGTCGAAAAAGTTCGGTTGCAGCCCGGCCGATGCAATGAACCTGATCCGTCAGGCACAGCAATGGGGTATTCGGGTGAAGGGCCTGTCGTTTCATGTTGGCTCGCAAACCGCCAATGCCGACAAATATGTCGCGGCTATTCAGGCGTGCAAGCAGCTGATGGACGACGTAGTAGCTGAAGGACTGCCTGCGCTAAGCTGCCTGGATATCGGCGGAGGTTTCCCGGTATCTTATGCCAGCAACCAGGTAGATATTCGTGCTTTTTGTGCGCCAATCAACGCAGCACTGGCCGAGCTACCAGAGACGGTACAGCGTATTGCCGAACCAGGTCGGTTTATTGTTGCCGGTGCGATGACCTGCGTTGCGTCGGTGATGGGACAGGCACAGCGTGAAGGCCGTACCTGGTATTATCTGGACGACGGAATTTATGGCTCTTTCAGTGGGCTGATGTTCGACATGGCATGTTACCCGCTACGTACGCTGAAAACCGCTGATGTGCTTTACCCAAGCGTACTGGCTGGGCCAACCTGCGATAGCATAGATGTGATCTGTGACGCCGTTGAACTGCCGCAACTGGAAGATGGTGACCTGGTCATCACTCGCATGATGGGTGCGTACACCAGTGCAACAGCCACCGACTTCAATTTCTTCAAACGTGCTACGACTGTGGTACTCAATGAAGTGTTCCAACTTCACCAGGCCGAATTCGGCAGCTAA
- a CDS encoding tryptophan 7-halogenase: MTQVKHCQIAIVGAGVAGCIAALALSRHFQVLLIDKQSACPEKIGECLPPAAARILRNLNLLKGFELQQDLHIPNYGIKSRWGAEQSVVNDNLSNPDGMGWQLNRAGFENWLREQVVAQGIETLWPAKLLDAQPGSDGWLLYLATHGSGHAQDNQQSIAVPCHFVIDATGRHSAFATKLGLKRKVLDKQIALWASMTCNESNQLAHIETSPNGWWYSAKLPAQRRVLALQTDSDLLEKGLQHDLAQFCRQARIQPGLLALLPPGIEQSGTIQLHKVVSANSTCLTQVAGHRWAALGDAACSFDPLSSQGMFNAMATAMQLANSLTEHGLTDASAAIEVARLHQTQIKSIWQHYLTHRTHYYAQEQRWPDSPYWQRRQTHKNAELS, encoded by the coding sequence ATGACACAGGTAAAACACTGTCAGATTGCGATTGTTGGCGCCGGGGTGGCAGGCTGTATTGCCGCCCTGGCGCTGAGTCGTCACTTTCAGGTATTGTTGATTGACAAGCAATCGGCCTGTCCCGAAAAAATAGGTGAATGCCTGCCGCCGGCTGCAGCGCGGATCTTGCGCAACTTAAATCTGCTCAAGGGCTTTGAACTGCAACAGGATTTACATATTCCAAACTATGGCATAAAAAGCCGCTGGGGAGCTGAGCAAAGCGTTGTCAACGACAATCTCAGTAATCCCGATGGCATGGGCTGGCAACTCAATCGGGCCGGATTTGAAAACTGGTTGCGCGAGCAGGTCGTCGCACAAGGTATTGAGACACTCTGGCCCGCCAAATTACTGGATGCGCAGCCAGGCAGCGACGGCTGGCTGCTGTATCTGGCAACACATGGTTCAGGGCATGCACAGGACAACCAGCAAAGCATCGCGGTCCCCTGTCACTTCGTTATTGACGCAACCGGACGCCACAGCGCATTTGCTACTAAGCTTGGCCTGAAACGCAAAGTGCTGGATAAACAAATAGCGCTATGGGCAAGCATGACATGTAATGAATCAAATCAACTCGCACACATAGAAACCAGTCCAAATGGTTGGTGGTATAGCGCTAAATTACCAGCACAGCGACGCGTCCTGGCGCTACAAACCGACAGCGATCTGCTCGAAAAAGGTCTGCAACATGACCTGGCTCAGTTTTGCCGCCAGGCCCGTATACAACCTGGGCTGCTGGCATTACTCCCACCGGGTATTGAGCAATCGGGCACCATACAGCTGCATAAGGTGGTCTCTGCCAACAGTACCTGTCTGACTCAAGTTGCCGGACACCGCTGGGCTGCGCTGGGTGATGCCGCCTGCAGCTTTGACCCTTTATCGTCTCAAGGTATGTTCAATGCCATGGCAACCGCGATGCAACTGGCCAACAGTCTAACCGAGCACGGCCTGACCGACGCCAGCGCTGCAATAGAGGTTGCACGCCTTCATCAGACACAGATTAAATCAATCTGGCAACACTATCTGACTCATCGCACCCACTACTACGCACAAGAACAACGCTGGCCCGATTCACCCTATTGGCAACGGCGCCAGACACACAAAAACGCCGAGCTCAGTTGA
- a CDS encoding helix-turn-helix transcriptional regulator: MEKQLNTEADISAFAERVEYAIKPHSIRAFASKIDISEGTLRRILKGEDPKLSIVARIAQVANVDLMWLIQGETTTDCPQSPIITQPLVKLDEFNEAFVLVPGYHVSVSTGHGAFNDNAQVARHLAFRKKWIDYKNLDKSELAVVFAKGDSMEPTIHNNNTILVDLSDKKLSEGLIYVVRLGEELYAKRLQQYLDGSVRLISDNKEYVEQVVRADELEQLEIIGKVVWIGKDLA, from the coding sequence ATGGAAAAACAACTTAATACCGAAGCTGACATCTCAGCATTTGCAGAGCGCGTTGAATATGCAATTAAGCCGCATAGCATTCGCGCCTTCGCGTCAAAAATTGATATTTCGGAAGGAACTTTACGACGCATATTAAAAGGAGAGGATCCTAAGCTCAGTATTGTTGCACGCATTGCTCAGGTTGCGAATGTAGATCTGATGTGGCTTATCCAGGGCGAAACAACCACAGATTGTCCACAATCGCCCATCATCACTCAGCCTCTGGTTAAACTGGATGAATTTAACGAAGCCTTTGTGTTAGTACCTGGCTACCATGTGTCTGTCAGTACCGGCCATGGCGCGTTTAATGACAACGCTCAGGTTGCCCGCCACCTCGCTTTCAGAAAGAAGTGGATAGACTATAAAAATCTCGATAAGAGTGAGCTGGCTGTGGTATTTGCAAAAGGCGACTCGATGGAACCCACCATCCACAACAACAATACTATTTTGGTTGACTTGAGTGACAAAAAACTCAGTGAAGGCCTGATCTATGTAGTCAGGCTCGGTGAAGAGTTATATGCAAAACGGCTACAACAGTATCTGGATGGCTCTGTCAGATTGATCAGTGACAATAAAGAATACGTCGAACAGGTGGTGCGCGCTGACGAGCTGGAACAGTTAGAAATCATCGGCAAAGTGGTGTGGATAGGTAAAGATTTGGCTTAA
- a CDS encoding S8 family serine peptidase, which produces MKHSLICLSIVSALSSATVSASEPDYQGAAAQLAINNTCIVRFDDKTEKLDVEGKARGLLARANAQAKHIYKHAMKGMAVNMSCEQARATFAAESASMRFTPDGAVYASPAKKLGKPGGGGSQGQTIPWSVSRVGGPIDGSGYTAWVIDTGIDVDHNDLNVDSSRGFSAFSKGKNAGVDDGNGHGTHVAGTIAALDNGIDVVGVAAGATVVPVKVLDSRGSGSWSGVLAGIDHVAANASPGDCVNMSLGGGFNQELNDAVESAAQQSGAFFVIAAGNESQHASNVSPASASHPRVYTISATDANDRFASFSNYGNPPVDYAAPGVSILSTRSGGGTTTMSGTSMASPAACAVIMMSNGNPRTDGRASGDPDGNADSIVHL; this is translated from the coding sequence ATGAAACATTCTTTAATTTGCTTATCGATTGTAAGTGCTCTATCCAGTGCCACAGTATCAGCGTCTGAACCCGATTATCAGGGAGCAGCCGCTCAGCTGGCTATCAACAATACCTGCATCGTCAGATTTGACGATAAAACAGAAAAGCTGGATGTTGAGGGTAAGGCCAGAGGATTGCTGGCTCGTGCAAACGCTCAGGCAAAACACATTTATAAACATGCAATGAAAGGCATGGCAGTCAATATGAGCTGCGAGCAGGCACGTGCAACGTTTGCCGCTGAGTCTGCTTCAATGCGCTTTACCCCAGACGGCGCCGTGTATGCCAGCCCGGCAAAAAAACTCGGAAAGCCAGGCGGTGGTGGTTCGCAAGGCCAGACCATTCCATGGAGTGTCAGCCGAGTAGGTGGTCCAATTGATGGCAGTGGCTATACAGCCTGGGTCATAGACACAGGTATTGATGTTGACCATAACGACCTCAATGTGGACAGCAGCCGAGGCTTCAGCGCATTTAGTAAAGGAAAGAATGCCGGTGTGGACGATGGGAATGGTCACGGTACCCATGTCGCAGGTACCATTGCAGCGCTAGATAATGGCATCGATGTTGTCGGTGTCGCTGCAGGCGCCACCGTCGTTCCAGTCAAAGTGCTCGATTCCCGGGGCTCTGGTAGTTGGTCAGGTGTCTTAGCCGGTATTGACCATGTTGCAGCCAACGCATCACCCGGTGACTGTGTCAATATGAGCCTTGGTGGCGGCTTCAACCAGGAGCTAAACGATGCTGTTGAAAGCGCAGCACAACAATCAGGCGCCTTCTTTGTGATTGCGGCGGGCAATGAAAGCCAGCATGCCAGCAATGTCTCACCAGCCAGTGCTTCACACCCGCGTGTTTATACTATCTCGGCCACAGATGCTAATGATCGCTTCGCGAGTTTTTCAAACTATGGTAACCCTCCGGTAGATTACGCCGCACCTGGTGTCAGTATTTTATCTACACGCAGTGGTGGAGGCACAACCACAATGTCAGGTACCTCGATGGCATCACCCGCTGCTTGTGCCGTGATCATGATGAGCAATGGCAACCCCAGAACAGATGGCCGCGCATCCGGTGATCCGGATGGCAATGCCGACAGCATAGTACACTTATAA